A genome region from Colwellia sp. Arc7-D includes the following:
- a CDS encoding ribonuclease H family protein → MSKKYYVVWKGAKTGVFEQWNDVKNHTQGRADAQYMGFPSKAEAEAAFQSTYTKALTKRSMSKDGTTKPTASAAYVKAETSPVSAKVSDINIYCDGACSPNPGKSGTGMAVYHQQKLVELWYGLYEPMGTNNTAELNGMLAAFKYAQGHIAQGKTVQVLSDSKYSIECITKWAKGWQAKGWTRGKGEEIKNLEVIKQCFTLYQALKNNLIISHVKGHSNNEGNELSDRMAVLARVKCTKGFVQYQETLDIKTILAMTSG, encoded by the coding sequence CACACCCAAGGACGTGCAGATGCACAATATATGGGTTTTCCATCAAAGGCAGAAGCTGAAGCTGCTTTTCAGTCAACTTACACTAAAGCATTGACCAAGCGTTCAATGAGCAAAGATGGCACAACTAAGCCAACAGCTTCCGCCGCTTATGTTAAAGCTGAGACAAGCCCTGTATCAGCTAAAGTTTCCGACATTAATATTTACTGCGATGGTGCATGCTCACCTAATCCAGGCAAGTCTGGTACCGGCATGGCAGTTTATCATCAGCAAAAGCTAGTAGAACTTTGGTATGGTTTATACGAGCCTATGGGCACCAATAATACTGCAGAGCTTAATGGCATGCTTGCAGCTTTTAAATATGCTCAAGGTCATATTGCACAAGGTAAAACAGTACAAGTACTGTCTGACTCTAAGTATTCAATTGAATGCATTACTAAATGGGCAAAAGGATGGCAAGCTAAAGGCTGGACACGTGGTAAAGGTGAAGAGATTAAAAACCTTGAGGTTATTAAGCAATGTTTTACCCTTTACCAAGCACTAAAAAATAATTTGATTATTAGTCATGTTAAAGGCCACTCAAATAATGAAGGGAATGAACTTTCAGACAGAATGGCAGTGTTAGCCAGAGTAAAGTGCACTAAAGGCTTTGTGCAATATCAAGAAACGCTAGATATTAAAACTATATTAGCTATGACGTCTGGTTAG
- a CDS encoding GGDEF domain-containing protein encodes MERKTLNGIHTLVNRMLMLFVIYLISINSAFANDLSITLNSIQPSHNYVCPVDSVLSDKVESFLANSPNLSNQARSKLLWQKSKAIFCEFGMSEDYLRQLKNITLLPIDEINHNILSIAIYDLTLFYYRYSPKKACDFLYENRLKLKNVSQVFLKYLDMADVQYCSELTPVEKIRTFVRLQQLNKGDDFFVGNIYISIAEIYSSIGQFSLAANAYKRQLSFITDDSDLHWTYYAIATELIDAGEFKESKQYFKKFELSKNLLMDYQYYQVLLLTLKIKFAYIEKKFDKMLTLLDNFEPYQNSTEARYKNNKMMLFKAIACLENNRIECINEFILNKELLIEQTNETNLQYLYEFLIKYYIAQNQTHLAQQYFETYIDIKQNSLNSHQNSVSILGFAELQQDIVALELGLISTKLEQSKVTLLLSGVFIFLLIAICLYVWHLKNKQTILSETDELTRIFNRRAIFEQINNLKHTQNNDVHAIILFDLDEFKSINDKYSHICGDKALRHIVKLTKMNVRQQDLFGRVGGEEFIVCLKDLEKISAQIIVERIRSSFENNTMFLDSGEKLTITASFSITYVENSTSSFEMLYQKLDNALYKAKDLGRNRVVEV; translated from the coding sequence ATGGAAAGAAAAACTTTGAACGGAATTCATACACTAGTAAATAGAATGTTGATGTTATTTGTCATTTATTTAATTTCTATTAACTCTGCTTTTGCCAATGATTTGAGCATTACATTAAATAGCATTCAACCATCTCATAATTATGTATGTCCTGTGGATAGTGTACTAAGTGATAAAGTTGAATCTTTCTTAGCTAACTCACCAAATTTATCTAATCAAGCACGCTCGAAACTACTCTGGCAAAAATCTAAAGCTATTTTTTGTGAATTTGGCATGAGTGAAGATTACTTAAGGCAGTTGAAAAATATTACACTTCTACCTATTGATGAAATTAACCATAATATTTTAAGCATCGCTATTTATGATTTGACATTGTTTTATTATCGTTACTCACCCAAAAAAGCATGTGATTTTTTATATGAAAATCGACTTAAATTAAAGAATGTATCACAAGTTTTTTTAAAATATTTAGATATGGCTGATGTTCAGTATTGCTCTGAATTAACGCCGGTCGAAAAAATAAGAACCTTTGTTAGGTTACAACAATTAAATAAAGGTGATGATTTTTTTGTTGGTAATATATACATTTCTATAGCTGAAATTTATTCTTCTATCGGTCAATTTAGTCTTGCGGCAAACGCTTATAAAAGACAGTTGTCTTTCATAACTGACGATTCCGATTTGCATTGGACATATTATGCAATAGCAACAGAGTTGATTGATGCAGGAGAGTTTAAAGAAAGTAAACAATATTTTAAAAAGTTTGAATTAAGTAAAAATTTGCTTATGGATTATCAATATTACCAAGTTTTATTACTGACTTTAAAAATAAAGTTTGCCTACATAGAAAAAAAATTCGATAAAATGTTAACTCTTCTAGATAATTTCGAACCTTATCAAAATAGTACCGAAGCGCGCTATAAAAATAATAAAATGATGCTTTTTAAGGCTATTGCGTGTTTAGAAAATAATAGAATTGAATGTATTAATGAGTTTATTTTGAATAAAGAGTTATTAATTGAGCAAACCAATGAGACAAATTTGCAGTATCTTTACGAGTTTTTAATTAAATATTATATTGCTCAAAACCAAACTCATTTAGCTCAACAATATTTTGAAACGTATATTGATATCAAGCAAAATTCTTTAAACAGCCATCAAAACTCTGTATCTATTCTAGGTTTTGCTGAGTTACAACAAGATATTGTTGCCCTAGAACTTGGCTTGATCTCTACTAAATTAGAACAGTCAAAAGTCACATTACTCTTGTCCGGTGTATTTATTTTTTTGTTAATCGCTATTTGCCTATACGTGTGGCATCTAAAAAACAAACAAACAATATTATCAGAAACCGACGAGTTAACACGTATTTTCAATAGACGTGCAATATTCGAACAAATAAACAATCTTAAACACACCCAAAATAATGATGTTCACGCTATTATTTTATTTGATTTGGATGAATTTAAATCAATCAATGATAAGTATTCACATATTTGTGGCGATAAAGCACTGAGACATATAGTTAAATTAACTAAAATGAATGTCAGGCAACAAGACCTCTTTGGTAGAGTTGGAGGTGAAGAATTTATTGTGTGCTTAAAAGATTTAGAAAAAATCTCTGCACAAATTATTGTCGAGCGCATTCGAAGTAGCTTCGAAAATAATACTATGTTTTTAGATAGTGGCGAAAAACTAACTATTACCGCTAGCTTCTCAATAACTTATGTTGAAAACTCTACATCGAGTTTTGAAATGCTATATCAAAAATTAGATAATGCGCTTTATAAGGCAAAAGACTTGGGTAGGAATAGGGTCGTAGAAGTTTAA
- a CDS encoding DUF3297 family protein, with protein sequence MTDTNTQPTLPDRLSINPRSPHHVAAVFEHEIGIKINGKERFDVEEYCISEGWIKVAAAKALDRRGQPLLVSVKGTVEAFYR encoded by the coding sequence ATGACCGATACAAACACCCAACCTACTTTACCTGACCGTCTTTCTATTAATCCACGTAGCCCACATCATGTCGCTGCCGTTTTTGAACATGAAATTGGTATAAAAATCAATGGTAAAGAACGATTTGATGTTGAAGAATATTGTATTAGCGAAGGTTGGATAAAAGTTGCAGCGGCTAAAGCCTTAGATCGCCGTGGACAACCCCTTTTAGTGTCAGTTAAAGGTACTGTTGAAGCATTTTATCGTTAA
- the yegD gene encoding molecular chaperone — MIGFDYGTSNCAVGVMENNSPKLLSLGDHGRYISSSLYAPSRDVIVNWLHKNLSESEQLNFQLQRKNQLQKGKNSIRELTLDGYPTDLSFGQQALNNYLQEPDEGYYIKSPKSFLGASGLLPQQIELFEDIVAAMMSNVKSLTETVLGRSVSQTVIGRPINFQGLRGEESNQQAIKILTNAAKRVGFKDVEFQFEPVAAGFEYEASLTSETKVLVVDIGGGTTDCSMLLMGPKQALLTDRARDLLSHSGERVGGNDFDIAFALKGIMPSFGLNSLLKSGKPMPSNSYWQAMAINNINHQTEFYSAANTRFLEQLIRDSENPELLTRLLTVQQQKLSYRVVNAAEQSKIGLTETSEQKIDLSDIDNGLNIKLNNEDFETACKRELNAIAVLMTDAITQANCQPDVVFVTGGSAKSPVLNTFLQKQFQDIPIVIGDHFGSVTAGLTRWAKTIYA, encoded by the coding sequence ATGATTGGATTTGATTACGGCACCTCAAATTGCGCTGTCGGCGTTATGGAAAACAACAGCCCAAAACTGTTGTCTTTAGGTGATCATGGTCGTTATATTTCGTCAAGCTTGTATGCACCAAGTCGCGACGTTATTGTTAACTGGTTGCACAAAAACCTTTCAGAATCTGAGCAATTAAATTTTCAACTACAACGAAAGAATCAATTACAAAAGGGTAAAAATTCAATTCGTGAGTTAACTCTTGACGGTTACCCTACTGATCTGTCGTTCGGTCAACAAGCATTAAACAATTATCTGCAAGAGCCTGACGAAGGCTATTACATAAAATCACCTAAATCGTTTCTAGGTGCCAGCGGCTTACTACCCCAACAAATCGAATTATTTGAAGATATCGTTGCTGCAATGATGAGTAACGTAAAAAGTCTGACTGAAACTGTATTAGGCAGAAGTGTAAGTCAAACCGTTATCGGCCGCCCGATTAATTTTCAAGGTTTACGTGGTGAAGAGAGTAACCAACAAGCCATAAAAATTCTAACAAATGCGGCTAAGCGAGTTGGCTTTAAAGATGTTGAATTTCAATTTGAACCTGTAGCTGCTGGTTTTGAATATGAAGCAAGCCTAACGAGCGAAACGAAAGTTTTAGTGGTCGATATTGGTGGTGGAACTACTGATTGCTCTATGCTTTTAATGGGACCTAAACAAGCATTATTAACAGATAGAGCCCGCGACCTGCTAAGCCACAGCGGCGAACGTGTTGGCGGTAATGATTTCGACATTGCTTTTGCGCTTAAGGGGATTATGCCTAGCTTTGGTTTAAATAGTTTACTTAAATCCGGAAAACCGATGCCAAGCAATAGTTACTGGCAAGCAATGGCAATTAACAACATTAACCATCAAACTGAGTTCTACAGTGCCGCTAACACTCGCTTTTTAGAGCAGCTTATACGTGATTCAGAAAACCCAGAACTATTAACGCGTTTATTGACCGTTCAACAACAAAAGTTGAGTTACCGTGTGGTCAATGCTGCTGAGCAAAGTAAGATTGGCTTAACTGAAACAAGTGAGCAAAAAATAGATTTATCTGATATCGATAACGGACTCAATATTAAGCTAAACAATGAGGACTTTGAAACGGCATGTAAACGTGAACTAAATGCTATTGCGGTACTAATGACAGACGCTATTACGCAGGCAAATTGCCAGCCAGATGTGGTTTTTGTCACCGGCGGTAGTGCTAAATCACCAGTGCTAAATACATTTTTACAAAAGCAATTTCAAGATATACCGATTGTAATTGGCGATCATTTTGGTAGTGTTACCGCTGGTTTAACCCGTTGGGCAAAAACGATATACGCATAA
- a CDS encoding methyl-accepting chemotaxis protein, translating into MPSKQANFKFICLFIDSLSVNNLFALNAAISLARVGKQEKGFAVVADEV; encoded by the coding sequence ATGCCCTCAAAACAGGCCAATTTTAAATTTATATGCTTATTTATAGACAGCTTATCTGTTAACAACCTATTTGCACTCAACGCAGCAATATCGTTAGCAAGAGTTGGGAAGCAAGAAAAAGGTTTTGCGGTTGTTGCTGATGAAGTTTGA